The Thermobifida halotolerans sequence CCGCTTCGACGTGCACACCATCGAACAGGACGCCCTGCAACGCTGGCCGGTGGAGGAGGCCGGCCTCGACTCGGTGGACTGCCACATGATGCTGCACACCGTGCGCGGAAAGAACCTGCTGGACAAGGAGGCTCTGATCGCCGAGGCCGCGCGCGCCCTCAAACCCGGTGGCCGGTTCTTCGGCGCCACGGTCCTGGCCAAGGGCGAGGGGGTACGGGTCAACGGGATCGCCCGCAGACTCCTGGACGTCTACAACAGCAAGCAGAACACCTTCTGCAACCTCGGCGACAGCTCCGAGGACCTGCGTGCCATCTTGGACAAGCACTTCTCCGACGTGCAGTTCCAGGTGCACGGCTGCACCGGGGTGTGGGTGGCGACCAAGTAGCCGCCGCCGTCCTCGCGCGGGGAGGGAGGCCGACGACGGTCCCTCCCCGCCCCAGGGGAGCCCCGACCGCGTTGCCCGCCAGCCACCCTCATCCGCGTTTCCGCCACCGATCACGTGACGAGGTTCTGCTGTGTCCGAAAAACGTCCCCGCCGTCCCCTCGAAGCCCTGGCCGCGATCACCGGAATCGGCTGCCGTCTGCCCGGAGGAGTCCACGACCCCGCCGCACTGTGGGACGCCCTGACCGAAGGCGCACTCCTGCCCCGACCCATCCCACCGCAGCGGTGGGAGCGGATGGCCGCCCTGCTCCACCCCGACCAGCGGCCCGACGAGCCGTGGATCGCCGGCGTGATCGACGACATCGACGCCTTCGACCACTCCTACTTCGGCATTCCCGCCGGAGAGGCCGCACAGATGGACCCCCAGCAGCGCATGGTCATGGAGGTCGTCGTCGAGGCCCTGGCGGACGCGGGCCTGTCCCCGGCCGCACTGGCCGGATCGACGCGGGTGGGCGTGTGGGTCGGGTCCGCCTCCTTCGACCAGGCCGCCCTGAACTTCGCCGCGGGGCGCAGGGTCGACATGCACACCGTGTCGGGGACATCGCCGTCGATCCTGGCCAACCGCGTCTCCTACACCCTGGACCTGCGCGGCCCCTCCCTGGCGGTCGACACCGCCTGCTCGGCGTCGGGCACCGCGCTGCACCTGGCCCGCCAGTCGGTGGAGTCGGCAGAGGTCGACACCGCCATCGTCATCGGCGCCAACATCCTGCTCAACCCCGGCCCCACCGCCGCCTTCCACGACGCCGGGGTACTCGCCCCCGACGGGGTGTGCCGCCCCTTCGACGAGCACGGCGAGGGCTACGTGCGCGCCGAGGGGGTCG is a genomic window containing:
- a CDS encoding class I SAM-dependent methyltransferase encodes the protein MSQISSNEANEGLYSPTVLKMVYTPVVIWFSHTLAWKLPNPVVHRNHREHVGRTHLTVGPGNGYFLAKLPKNTPLRTLHLLDLNRACLDVTAQRVGDRFDVHTIEQDALQRWPVEEAGLDSVDCHMMLHTVRGKNLLDKEALIAEAARALKPGGRFFGATVLAKGEGVRVNGIARRLLDVYNSKQNTFCNLGDSSEDLRAILDKHFSDVQFQVHGCTGVWVATK